A genome region from Scleropages formosus chromosome 6, fSclFor1.1, whole genome shotgun sequence includes the following:
- the LOC108932005 gene encoding hypermethylated in cancer 2 protein-like: MEFPNHARQLLLQLNQQRAKGFLCDVIIVVENALFRAHKNILAASSMYFKSLMLHDNLVNLDTDMVNPSVFRQVLDFIYTGRLPSVDQPSDKNFNALLTAASYLQLHDLAALCRKRLKGSENALPGKSAVSNGAWELHKKELSTAVTQGHVSSSEDCDDAHRQGEQLNDKLSDDEPFASSSPCVLSAGQSGSSNVGNVGRGEEEDEDDEDDQELGLDLSKKSPSESSVTEEISPQSLREESPQSDCISGANSASSEDCSTQHQDLEGVEAMDLGEQAREQSQVLPHADPPRQRARQANRKKNWPRKGRGKMDAVEQTTQTGGSEESKVGAEQPSSRGSLSSDRSFHCGEDGENEKEHSEESGQSEGESLGANYVYRQEGFEAVVGDNLYVCIPCGKGFPSSERLNAHVETHTEEELCIKEEAEDLSARAAPAAGAELQPFECSVCSKSYKDPVALRQHEKGHWLSRPFPCHICGKMFTQRGTMTRHMRSHLGLKPFACEECGMRFTRQYRLTEHMRVHSGEKPYECQLCGGKFTQQRNLVSHLRMHTSPA, from the coding sequence ATGGAATTTCCAAATCATGCTAGACAATTGCTCCTTCAGTTGAATCAGCAAAGAGCCAAAGGGTTTCTGTGTGATGTGATCATCGTAGTGGAGAACGCCCTGTTTCGGGCACATAAAAACATTCTGGCTGCCAGCAGCATGTACTTTAAATCCCTCATGCTCCACGACAACCTGGTCAACCTGGACACAGACATGGTCAACCCATCTGTATTCCGGCAGGTCTTAGACTTCATTTACACAGGCAGACTGCCATCTGTTGACCAACCCTCGGATAAGAACTTCAATGCCCTTCTTACGGCTGCAAGCTACCTCCAGCTACATGACCTCGCAGCTCTTTGTAGGAAAAGGCTCAAGGGCAGCGAGAATGCTCTTCCTGGAAAGTCTGCTGTGTCCAACGGAGCTTGGGAGCTCCACAAGAAAGAGCTGTCCACCGCAGTCACTCAGGGGCACGTTTCAAGTTCTGAAGACTGCGATGACGCACATCGTCAGGGTGAGCAGCTGAATGATAAGCTGTCAGATGATGAGCCCTTTGCCAGCAGCTCCCCTTGCGTCCTATCAGCTGGTCAGAGCGGCAGCAGCAATGTTGGTAACGTTGGCAGGGgtgaggaagaagatgaggatgatgaggacgACCAGGAGCTGGGCTTGGATCTCTCCAAAAAGAGTCCCTCTGAAAGCTCGGTCACAGAGGAGATCAGTCCTCAAAGCCTCAGGGAGGAGTCGCCCCAGTCCGACTGCATATCTGGTGCCAACAGTGCTTCCTCTGAGGATTGCTCCACCCAGCACCAGGACCTGGAAGGGGTTGAGGCCATGGATCTTGGAGAACAGGCACGTGAGCAGAGCCAGGTTCTCCCTCACGCGGATCCACCGCGCCAAAGAGCCCGGCAAGCTAACCGCAAGAAGAATTGGCCGAGGAAAGGCAGAGGGAAAATGGATGCAGTGGAGCAGACAACCCAAACTGGCGGTAGCGAAGAGTCAAAGGTAGGGGCTGAACAGCCATCCAGCAGAGGCAGCCTCAGCTCCGACCGCTCCTTCCACTGCGGTGAGGACGGAGAGAACGAGAAGGAGCACAGCGAGGAGAGCGGGCAGAGCGAGGGCGAGAGTCTCGGCGCTAACTACGTATACCGCCAGGAGGGTTTCGAGGCTGTCGTCGGGGACAATTTGTACGTCTGCATCCCCTGCGGCAAGGGCTTCCCTAGCTCCGAGCGGCTCAACGCCCACGTGGAGACGCACACCGAGGAGGAGCTGTGCATCAAGGAGGAGGCGGAAGATCTGTCTGCGCGGGCCGCCCCTGCGGCCGGCGCTGAGCTCCAGCCCTTCGAATGCTCCGTATGCAGCAAGAGTTACAAAGACCCGGTGGCCCTGCGGCAACACGAGAAAGGCCACTGGCTCTCGCGGCCCTTCCCGTGCCACATCTGCGGTAAGATGTTCACGCAGCGCGGCACCATGACGCGCCACATGCGGAGCCACCTGGGCCTTAAGCCCTTCGCTTGCGAGGAGTGTGGCATGCGCTTCACGAGGCAGTACCGCCTGACGGAGCACATGCGGGTCCATTCAGGGGAAAAGCCCTACGAGTGCCAGCTCTGCGGGGGCAAGTTCACCCAGCAGCGCAACCTTGTCAGCCACCTGCGAATGCATACCTCCCCTGCCTGA